The genomic interval TGGAATGGTAAGTCAAACAAAAAGTCGTAGAAATACAGGTCTGGTGATGGAAGCAGTGATTGTAATAAGTGAAATATCAGACCAAACAAGTACTTGCTTCAGAGCATGTGGTGCTAAAACAGAGGTTAACTTCGATCCATTTAGTTGTACAGTTgtgccaattttttttttttgctaaaacaGAACAAGTTGCTTTTGATTTGATTTATGCAATACTTACTACACTCGCTATGTTTGGTTTTTGTTCCTCATTGTTTGTTTAACTATGATTATACAACTATTTCATTTCAGGTTTTATACTTCAAAGATTTCTCTTCTTGTACGATCACTCAATCATCTTTGAAGGCACTGCAAAGCATCGACTGGAGAAGTTATGGGTTGGAATTGGGGAGTGTCGAGAATCGAGGTAGCAATGTACTAATAGAGTGGGAGAACTTACCTGCACATGCTCATATAGATATCGTCCTCCATCTATACAATGAGCAATATCCTATACACTGTCATACTCTCATAGTCTCAtgcattttatttgtttttattttggcattGCTTGCTCTTAATTGATTTTTCTACAACATAGTATGCATTTTTGGTCACTTGTATGTTCCTTGACTTTATGCCAAGGTCCTGGTACCATCAACGAGGCGAAAGATTCAACTAGACAGTAATCTTACTAAAAAAGCAGTTAAGCTTGCACTGGATGATTTGAGGGAAAAACACACTGGAGTACTCTTAAGTGCTCATGCTCTTAAGGTATTCAGaattagtttttcattttttgtttcTTAAGTTAATTTATGTTGAGCTCATTTTAAAAACGGCTGCATTCATTCTCAGATTTGCAGTCATGCTCCTGATCTGGCAAAAACAATGGCCGGCCTAATTTTGTCTTCCGAGGACATAGATTTCCAAACAGAATGCTTTTCATTACTTGGTTTGCAGTCTCAAGATGTTGAAGGTGAAACAGTTGAAGCTTGCATAAATGAAAAGATTATTTCAGTCATTGAAATGAATGACAAGAAGCCCCAGAGAAGCAAAGATGTAGCTCCGTTTCTTTTTGAAGATGATTGCGGCTTTCAGGAACCAGGGCTGGAATACGATGAATATGAAGGTGAGAATGCTTGTAGTCCCATggatatatataattgattaactaattTTTCAACCTGCATATATTACATGACTAGTTCTCGTGGTCTAGTTTATTTCTTTGTTCTGTTCACCTAGCTAGCTTGGATATGTGTCATATAGTTTAGGTGTCTCCCCCCTAAAACAAAAAGGAAACAATTTGAGTACTTTGACTGGGAAACTTACAATGGATCACCTTATTCCTTAATGAGCGAGCCTCGAGTGAGTGGCCTAACACCATGTATAAGGTGGCATCTTTTATGTGGTtggtatttaaaatttggaTTTCACTTGTTGTAATTCAATAAAATCAACCACAAAGTGTTTTCATGTAgtattgaaaaacttaaagagtTCAATTGTATTAAGTCAGCTTATTTTGAGGGGACCTTTTTTCTTTAATTCTAAACCATTGCTACTAGGCCACTAGTCATGTCCGTTTCATCCAGCATGATGGGAATGTGATTACTTATTTGTTCATGATGATTACCTTTCCACATACAAAGAGGGTAGTGTTGATCCCCAAAGTATTATTTGAGTAGGGTCCATTTGAGAATCTAGAATTAGGCAACAATCCAATGAAGGTCGATTCCATGATGACCTTGACAAAATTATCTAGGCCAATTCAAAGCCGCTACGTGTAAGCTAACCCAGTTTTTAGCCATACATTCCACAAagatattctattaccttcaATTTTCAGTTCATTCCAATCGCTTGGTTTTGTCATTGCTATTACATTACACCATCATGTAATATTGTAATTGAGCATTGAGCGAAATATTTGTTCTCGAATCCACACCCTACGTTAAAGTGATATTTTACGAGTACaacaaaaactaattaaatattatatatttcctctaaaaaaatcaataattatattttatatatttcttcTCGGTTTTGTCTTACTGAAGGTCCTTCTaataaaattttgatatttaagttatGTGAAAGTAAAATAATTACTCGGGGCCTGTTAAAAGTTTTGCTTATCATTTAAGAAAAGTATTTTAATGAGTACAGAAAAGGAAAAAGGAGAATTTGGACTCTGAAAATTGAAGATTTTTGACAAGTTAgagtattaaaattaaactaattaacACCGAGTCAAAAGGACAAGTTTCATTTATGCATTCAATACAAGTTTatgtaatataaatattttttttttctccgcACTAAACATATGTAAAGTAACAAACATAAAATCTTGGTTATAAGACATTGAGTGAGGAATCTATAAAAGTATTAATTCTTGATTACTAACTAGTAAAAGTAAACAGCCTGTAAGAAAAGGTGTACCAAAATTAGGTAGTAGGAGCACACACCAACTTcgaaaagagaaatttgtttaTATATCAGATCATATAATAgtactctatatatatatatatatatgatatcaaAGTTCAGGCAGCAGAGGGTGCAGGGATGTAGGCCATCCTTGGCTCTGGCATAGAAGCCATGATCGATGAGGTCCTTGAGAAATTAGTATTTTCATCAGTCGTTGAGTGTGCGTTTTCAGGCTTCTTATAGTCGAGTGACTCGTCGTTGTATATTTCCCACCATTTGGCCACCAAGATATTGATGTCTTCTCTGTCCATATTAGCTTCCTTACCAGTGAAACGCCATGGTTTCGATCCCTATTGTTATTTGGCCAATTAGAGAGGAATAGAGATTATTTAGTGGGAATAAGATCTAAAAGATATGTATGTATTTTCATTATCTATTATGAGACAAAGTACTTACAGCAGCACAATAGTGCGCCACCTTTACTTGGCTGAAATCGACGTTCTCTGGGTGACGCCATAACATGGCCAGAACAAGGTTGTATTCAAGGGGTATTGGTTTGAACACTTTTTCAAAGAACATGTTCAAGAAATCCTGTCACAATaaccacataaataaatatacattaattaataaataccaCTAGTATATACTTGAAAGGGTTTGTTTGATACGGTGAAAATAATATCCACCTTTAATATAAAGAGATAGAAGAGAATTATTACTTGTTCTGCAAAAGGAGTGGGTGGAGTAATCTTGAGAGTGTGAAGAAGATTTTGGTAGGTTACATGACTGGGCTCGAACACAAACATGCCAGCGTTGAAATACAATGGTGGAGGAGAACCCATCTCAGCTGGCCATTTGACCCTATCAGGGCATTGTTGGCAATATCCAACCTTGAACTGCAGTGAGTGGCTCCATGTTTTCTCACAGAAGCAATCCATCGTAGCGTAGAAGTACCCATCTTCCATGTCAAATAGATGATCTATGTTTTCGAACACTTGGATATCAGCATCCAAATACATCATCTTCCTGTACTCctcaaactatatatatacatatgtatacaATAACACAATACATCAGAACATGAAAAAGAAGTAATTAACCATAAGTATagacatgatatataatatatgtttatGTTATAATACTTACATTCCAAATACGGAGCTTAGAGTAGTTGATGACATAATAAGCCATGGCAAACTGAATCTGATTTTCAGGTGGATAGATGGGTTCAATCTCACGGACTATGCAACCCTGAGACTTCAAAATGTGACGGTGTTCTTCAGGCACATCAGGCAGTATTGCCACCACAAGAGGGTAAGCACTCTTCACTTTTCTCAAGCCTTTGGCCAATCCTACTACCCCTTTCACGTAGTCACCATTACCGGCTAAAAAAGTTACGTAAGCccttttattattatcattattattcaCGTGATGAGCTGAGACCAGCTTACCATTATTGATCACCTCCACACCAACTTCTGAACCCATTTTAATTAGTGATGAGATATGTGAGGAGCTAATTAGGAAAGTAAATATAGCAACACTGAGGAAGCCACTCCACTAACCTTGTTGTTCCTGAGTCATACTAATGTCGGGTTATAGAGGATTATATAGGCGTCAaatgaggtttaaatgaatcccAAATGAAATCCAGATGCAAATTATTTGTTAcctttctttttaataaaagaaaagtaaTTAGTTATTaccacatataaaataaataaataaataaaataaatgaacaaaaCTAGTCGTTCAACCCACCATTCGTCTATAGAGAGCCTTATCATCAAGATGGATGGTTCAGATTGAGTATGACTGGACTCATACACTCACTAGAATCGATATGGACCGATCGATGGATGccgttatatatataatttatatatcaatTGTGTTCACTCTAAATCTAATTACGGCCAGGGAAATCGTAAAGGAACCAAGTGGGAATAAGTCATTTTCCTTTGTGGAGAaacatattaaagaaaaaaagcaTCTTAGGCCAACTAAGTGGGTCCTTGATTTTGAAGTGCTACTATATAGAATTATATAGAATAGGTTGGATGCCAAAATTTTAAGGAAGGGGCTAATATACATTAcaatcatgtatatatataaataaaatttcttcTTGAATATTAATGCTTCATGTTATATAATATAGCCCTTttactatatacatatataataactcaactaaaaataacaaaCTGAATCATTGTATTGTCCAGCTTCGGAAAGGTACTTTTGGAGTATTAATACATTGATATAGTATTACAAGATTTAGCAAATATGACTAATAAGTTAGAAACATTTGGGCCAATTATTTAATTAGTAGTGATTGATATTTGACCATGAATTGATGTGTACACCGGACAAATTTTCTAGATAggtgaattaattaattaaacgtTAACGTACCTCAAATATCTATAATTTAGTAATTCATCTTCACTTAATTACTAGGGGACTTTAACTTAgacaaattttatttaaaatataatttaataattgaatgaaatgaataaaatatatatttgataattGACAATAAATAAAGAGTGGAGTTCTCTTCACTTCATATAGTCATCAcattatacaatatatatacaagtAATATATGGTCAATATTATTCTCCTACGTACTGAATTGTTGTGATATGGAATGGAATTTTAATAACGGTCTTCTCAAGTAAAGTTAACAAAgttaaaaacatatatatgaaaaagataaagatatcTGAATACATACACcacagtttattttatttttcttctgaagaataaaacaaaataagagGAGAGTACTCTTACTTTTACCAAACTTATAGATTACATTAGCACTGCACAGTTACAATCAAGCTTTTCAGATAATATATGTGCCAATGGCGATTCAAAGAAAATCTCTAGAGGAAATCCAAAGTTAACTGTAATAAATGTGTAAATTAACTAATAAAGTGAAAACAATATCTTTATTTTTAGGGTGAGAGAGGGAAGAAGCTGCTATCATGACAGAAAATATGTTTGGTGGAAAACAATGACTGATTAACCATTGTAATTATATAACAcatatacataaaatattttGGACATTTTCACTAATaccaacaaatatatatttaatcatcaTATATAATGAAATTCTGATTGAGTTTTTTTTAGGTATTAAAGACACTTGTTTTTACCAAAAATGGTAAGTTTCTTTTTGATCAAATTATCCtgtcaatatattttttttggtggattttttttttctttcaattcatAATGCATGCCTTTTACGTGAGTTTTTGCTTTTTAACATTGTACGTCCTCTTCATGCATAGTTGTGCTATTATTCTTTCAATGCTTGTATTAACACACATTCTTGCTATTCTTTAAATGCCTGTGGCTGACACGTATTCTTATGAATTGTCTAAATTCTCTTAAGATTAGTTTTTTTCCTCTAAAGTTATGATTATCTTTCTTTAAACTCTACTTTATCTtatctttctttgtttttttatttatgggaTTGAGGTATGATTTGTTCTGCCTTAATATTTTTCCTAATTTATCTTGGCACGTTTCGATCTTAGTGAATTCTTGACTTATTTCAGCACAGTGTCGTCCTTGGTCTATCTCGACTTGGTTTCTAGTGCTATCAATTTCTTGTATCTCGACTAAAGCTTTTGTATTAACTTTGGGTGTGTGCGCTTTCTCTACAATTTTGTCTTTAATTATTGAACTTCTTATGGATTTTTCAGGCTGTGTTTTCTCTTTTGTTTGGGCTTAAGTCTTGTTTAATCTATTGGGCCTTAGGTTTTAatccttatttatttatttttttttatttaagcgttaTATATTACAACTATGTTTTAGCTGAGACTCGAACCCAAGACTTCTAAGACACACACCtacctatggccacttgaggtAGCCTCAAGTACTTAAATTTCTTATAAAATGATGCTTTTAATTTTTACCCCATCTTTACATTATTTTTGTTTGTCTCTCTCTAAATTACTGGGTTCTTTCATTTTACTAGTTCACTACTTTGGATCATGGTACTTCCTCTGTTATTAGGAAATAGAATCAAATCTTTGTGTAACTGTCTGTGCTCTCAACCTACAATTTTAATCCTTAGTACTTAAAGTTGAAAGAATTATTTCTTCTCTCCCTTTTCTTAGTATATAATAGAAAACGTGGACAATCGAAGCATTTCTTCACAAATCTTTGACTCTCTCTTTTCGAGCACTGCTCCTATTTTTGTTGAATTCATATTAGTCTCAAGTTCTCCTTCCAAGGAAGGTGTTGAGCACACTGAGCCCATTGACCCAGAAGTCGAGTGTTTGGGTAGTATTTCATCAATCCCTTGCTCTCGTTTTGGGGAGGGGGTAGGTGTCAGCGGTGAAACTGCCTCTTTCGAAAGTGTTACCCTTGCGATTCCTCCTCAAAGGAAATCGAAACATAAACAACCTACTACAGGTAAATGTTTATTGGAACATAAGCTAAATTGTTCTTCAATCTTAACCCGATCGAAATTAGATTCCTTGGTATTCGTTTGTGGTTTTTCCCAGGGCTAATGAGAAAGCTGATACTCCCCAAATGGAGTGAAACTTAGGGAGAAGACTAGTTGGAAAGCTGACCAAAACAGAGTGAAGGATAGGGAGAAGACTGGTTGGAAAGCTCCCCCTGAGGGGCATTGCACGATCAATTGTGATGATGCTTTGAATAAGGGTCGACCAGGAGGCAGTTTGGGTGTAATTATTCAGGAATCAGTGGGGCTTTTGGTTGCGGTTGGGGCAAGGTACTTTTGTGGTTGTTTCACAGTGCTGCTTGCTGAAGGTCTGGCCATCCAGACGGGCTTGGAGCTGGCTCAGACACTCAACATCAGAAATTTTGCAGTGGCTTCAAATAGCCAAACATTCATTAATCATCTTAAAGCGATTGTGGTCCCTTGTGCAAACTGGGGGGTCCGATAGCGCAGATTAAAGCAAGCAAGCTCCTAGACGATTGTACAAATATAAGTTTTACCACTAGGAATTGTAATCAAGTGGCTCATTCTTTAGCTAATTGGGCTCTTAGTCATAATTGTAATTTGTTTTGGCCAGAGGATTTATTATCTTGTGCTGTTGCGCTTTTAAGAGCAGATAAGTGTAATGTTGTGTAGTTTTTCTTGTTTAATatagttatttttttgaaaaaataaaaatcaaaaagtggtTAAAATTTGTAcataaaattgaaatatttatatgatattattatagtAATATTAAATGCTAAATATTACTGATActaattaaaagagaaaaaaaggcTAGGATCTTAGCTCTATCAAAATACAGGCGAGGCAAGCAAGTATATGTTTTAGCCAAAATTCATTATAAGGGTCAATTGAATGATGCTACAAACCAAGCAGAGGTTTATCTCTTCAAGAAAAGCAAAAGACAGTAACTCATTAGGATTCACTACTAAATTCATGTGGATTCACATATCATGATATCAATGAATATAATTTGCTAGTACAAGACTAAGATGAACTATTAGTTACCAACTGTTCTCTTCTCATTGCCAAGGAACCTAATCCATCTTACAAGTCTAACACTATCTTAGCTATATGTGGGACTAACAAATATGGACAAAAGAAAAATGCTTTCGAGTTCGGATCATTCTAGCTCAGATGCTACTAACAAATGAATGGAATGTACAAGATTTGTTTGATATTTGTAATCGACATGTCTCGCTTATCTGTACACATGAACTAAAATAGGCCACAGGTCATTTCGAAGGGTCCCGAATTCCCAAGCTCATTTTTGGACCTATGATGCAAAAAAGGGCCATAAATCATTCTTGGCCATCTAAATTGATTATGTGGTTTAATATTGTTTGGCAATATTACCATATTATACGGCAACAGGTTAATAGAACAGTGTAGACCGAAAAGCCAATTCTTAGCTCTTTTCACTGTGTAAACAGAAATTCCAAGTCAAGCAGTCTTTTTCCTATCCAAGATTAAAGTCTGTCTTACAATATAGACAAACGCAATTTGCATATGatctttttatgttttaagaatCTGATGTTGATTGGTGCGAGTGTGCTTTCCCTTTTCAAAACTAGTACAAAATCATTACCTCATCACCATTTTGAACCTTGGTTTATAAAGGAAATCAAAGTTGTTGAGactaatttaaataaaagtaaACTTTCATGGGtacacaaacaaaaaaaatgctTTTAATCTGATTAAAATCATTTTTGAATGAATAAAATGAAATAGTAACATATAGCCAGACAGAGATACAATtcagaaagaaattaaaagtCGAATTAGTTTTTGATTACAACTCAGCATTGTATTTAAACCCCAAACAAAAGCTCAATGGGCATATATCCAACCGACCATTCTTCTTCTATTACAATATAACCATTAGAAACAAAATCCTAAATGATTGTCACCAAATGACAATAGACACAACAATTCAATTGTCTCgacaaaaaaagagaaaaaaaagaactAGATAATATTCACCCCTGCATCCAGAATTGATTGTCCACAAAAAGGCTCCACATAGGGATTATGCCTATAATTCGAGAAATACAATTTAGTATAACAAATATTCAACTTTTAgaatatgcaaaaaaaaaaatactattcaaTTTTCTGAGTTCATTATAATGTAAGAGGAGATAGACGTATGAGTTACTTGAAAATATAAAATGCAGGTGAAATAAGATTCTGGTCAATGGTCATTATTACTTGAGTTTTACTAATAGTGTGCAATTTGAAACGATGAACACACAAATTGAAAATAAGATTAAAGGCTGACCTTGTTGGCAATGTTGTTGGAGAGCCAATCCAGACCCTCGTACAATCCTTCTCCTGAGGTTGCACATGTGCTCTGGATGTACCTGGAAAATTGAACAAATATTAGATTCTGTAGTGTCGAGCATTGTGTAATTAAACGAAGTAATGATGAAGATTAGATGGCTACCAGTGGCGCTGCCTGAGAGAATGAAGACCAAGCTTATCAGTGATCTCAGCTGCATTCATTGCGTTTGGAAGATCCTGTTTGTTAGCAAAAACAAGAAGAACAGCATCGCGCAGCTCATCCTGTAGAATCAGCAAAGCAAAGTAAGTTATTCTTCTTTTAAATGAGCACTTATTTTGTAGAGAAAACAATATGTAAATGGAAATTAGCAAATTGAAGAACATGCAGTGAGCAGAAACTGATAATAGCATACAATAAGTGGGCATTTTATAATCATTTCTAAACTGCTGCCAACAATAtaatgattttcaaataacTAAAACAGAAAGACAGTCCTTTATACATAAGTAGTCATTCAATTTAATCAATTGGTAATGCAAACTAATATATAAAATCGATTGTCAACATACCTCATTCAACATCCTATGTAATTCATCCCTTGCTTCAACAACACGATCTCTGTCATTGCTGTCCACCACAAATATGAGACCCTGTGTGTTTTGGAAGTAGTGCCTCCACAAGGGACGGATCTGAAATGGAATATGCAGGTCATTAACTCATTATTTCCAGAGCAACATAAAGCATAGACAGTGTTGAACTATCAATCATAAGGGCAACTAAAGCATTAGAAAATGAACAGGCTCATAAACTTGCTTTTATGGCTACTTAAAGGATGTGTAAACAAGCATCAAAAGTTCATACCTTGTCTTGACCCCCCACATCCCAAACTGTGAAGCTAATGTTCTTGTATTCCACAGTCTCCACATTAAAACCTGTGAAAGAAGGATTGTAATTATTACTTTTGTCAATCAGtcgtaaaaaagaaaaaaaaaaccgccAAAATCATGGGAGGAAAGTTTATATCAGCATTCAAAATGTTAAAAATAGATTCTGCACAGCTTAAACACAATTACTTTACGATCATATATGTGAAAAAAACAAGGCCTCTGAAATCTATAAAATAATTAGCATTTATATGTTCTATTGTGTTATTTGGAAATTTATATATCCTACATATGCAAATTATCATTAGATCACAGAATAGCAAAACTGAAAATCTCACTCTTTGAACAAACAAGAGAGAGCAAAACGGACGAGCACTTGAATTGAGTCAATAATACGAATGGAAGAACTCACCAATTGTAGGAATAGTGGTGACGATCTCCCCGAGCTTGAGCTTGTAGAGGATGGTTGTCTTACCAGCTGCATCGAGACCAACCATCAGAATTCGCATCTCTTTCTTGGCAAAAAGCCGGCTGAAAAGCTTGGTGAATGTCAGCCCCATTTGTTTTGGCTGTTGATCCCTACACATGTCAACATTACATTAGCAAACACGATACACTCCTAAATCAAACGCTGCCAAACAAAATAACTATTTTCTTGTGACGTGAAATTCAACCAGATGCTTCGTTAGATCTAATAGATCCGAAGGTAACGACAAATCTATAACCAAAAAGCTATAAATCAACATCAAAACATCTCGGCCACAAAATTATACATCAAAATATCCATtataatcaattcaatttcaATTTACATCAACTCCAACAACAGATCGTATAATCTCAACAGATCCAAGAAACTAAACCATTTTACCTAACGATCCACCGCAGAATTCAAACGTACAATACAGATAGCATAAATACACATTCATTCAGACCTTTTTATATTAACAAATCCACTAAATTATAAGAGAAACTCCAAACTTATACATACAAAATGCAATCGATTCCAGAACTACACAACGCACAAGAAAATCTAAACAAAGCGAAAAATGAAGAATAACTTGTAAACCAATTCTTGAACTAGTAATGAGCAAAATCGAACGAAATTAAGATCAATCTGAAAAAGAAGAAGACGTAGAGATCTGAGATTCAAAGCATTTTACCTTCTCTGTAGAGATTTCGCAGAGGGATCTAGTGAGAGAAAgcgaagagagagaaagagaaggaacGAAGCAAGCTTCAGACCAACGCGTAATAAATGGAAATGGAATGAGAAGAAAGAATTGTCAACTTGAGCGCTTTTATATCGGAAAAAATACTACCAGGTGAGGTATTGTATGAGCATTATGCCCAATGAAATTACCGAAATACCCCCAAGTCAGCTTACGTTCTAAGCGACATCTTACACTACCTTTCCAACCAGTGATTGCCACGTCATCGCAAGGGCGCCACCTAAGTCGTGgcttttgttattaattttttttaaagctatttatttattaattaaaacatttgttttattaatttcgcCGCTTCAAATTTAAATGGCAAGAGTTAATAACATtcataataattttttcaaaatagataacttttaaaattttaaaaaatatactaaaaataggttagttttattttttcaaaatatattatttatgctCTATATGTGTATAAGAATtaatttgcggtataaatacttaagtttaacttgtaaataaatacaagtttaattttttacgaTAATAATatgtaagttatatttttgtaactgtGTAGTAACTAATCGTTAAATATTAAATCATTATCTAcgtgttattattttattggtatatttaaattaattattttaaaaaaaaataaaaatttaaccgACTTGGACCAATCAAGAATTGTTATGTgacaatttacttaacacttaatAGTCAGGTACTTACAAAAATTCTAAAActataatttaagtattattaccgccaaaaattaaatttaatatttatttataactgaACGTTAAATTTATGTATCTATGccacaaattatttttatataaaatactattttttttttatattagggAGAAAATTTTAAACTTAAGACCTCCCCTTCTTTATTAGGAGAAATGTAGAATCACTCCATATagaatatagaattttaataatgtattttaaaaaatttggtgTATGGTATAATATGATgagtaatataaaataaaagtgtgttatagtataaaaaaaattaatatttatgtaatatattttaaatgataaaaataaaaaaagttattaaaagTGTCTGAGTTTTTTTTGctccaaaaataaaagaaaattacagcaataaaaaagataaattttttttacatatacgTTTGTTGTTTAATCGAGGAAGAACAGTTGTGTTATTGAGTATTAATTTCTCTGACCAAAGAAAAGAGAGTCGTTGGTGGTTCAAATTCAAAtggtcaatttttattttttttgaagagTGCATACAGTTAAATAGTTGAAAACGATTTTGTTGGTGCCATAAATTTAAAAGCACTTTTGTGGAACAACCACAATTAATTCTGATTCTTTCTTTATTTAACTAAGGTTAAAAAAGAAATCCTGAATCCAAATGAATGCAAATCCCCCATCAAAATTTATTAACTCACTATTTATTTAACAATCTAGTACAAAAATTGgacatgattttgtcccgtgaatgtactttcacggaatgtatttcgTGGTACATTAAATCGGTCTCAAGatacattataattttttaaccctaattatccCTTGATCAACCCCAGCCCTCAGATTAAATAACTCTACCATTTAACGGCTGTCGTAcatcacggaatacattccgtaaaAGTATATCTCAGcacaaaatcgtgtccctacAAATATTACCCTTTTAAAAATAGTATCAAGTACTAATATGACTATCTGAATTTTTAGTATATGAAATTGCTCTTTAcattttcttaaaagaaaattcTTGGAATTTTTATCAAGTTTAAGAATAAATCTTGTAAGTAATATAAGAACAATCTCAACTGCTTCTTACTTTTAATTTCTAGAatgtattattaaaattttattttatctattttacctcaaaattttaaattacatcatatttttctatttttttatattatttaaatatttttaatatattttatttattttataaaaatagaacACATGATATGACACATAGAAAAGTTATGTTTAGCTCAATTAGTAATTATCTCTCtatattaaattaaacaatATTTATTAAGTTAAAATATTATGTAAAATAACTAAAGTTTAGTTTATTTGATAGAAACtcacttttgtaatttttttctctataatttaaagattaaattattttaacttattaTTAAGAGTGCTCTAAATTTAATgaacctaatttttttaaaaaaaaagcaaaagtcTAATATACATATGTAAATAAGAATTAAAAGTTATACTATACTatcgttaaaaataatattatcc from Cannabis sativa cultivar Pink pepper isolate KNU-18-1 chromosome 4, ASM2916894v1, whole genome shotgun sequence carries:
- the LOC115712557 gene encoding type 2 DNA topoisomerase 6 subunit B-like, whose amino-acid sequence is MIHMNMNVAEYQPLSLHLISSAFQRCRASEHLCRLSITLRLSVHSNVQISISDTGIGSCLEEFFDLKLCSEDFGSEYWDGVLSVTTTSISDDEIYNYLLSTRECVSEKKLTRLPSKPKNGVKFSGTEVCLLVSKNLDVLVGEIKCFLQKILVLKIPSVAIELVVEREDTPRSKDEYLFLANEWNPLPFSASNLERLKSGLEEYVLKHGNILNTQCHSCFPNSGTLKVGSGMVSQTKSRRNTGLVMEAVIVISEISDQTSTCFRACGAKTEVLYFKDFSSCTITQSSLKALQSIDWRSYGLELGSVENRGSNVLIEWENLPAHAHIDIVLHLYNEQYPIHCHTLIVLVPSTRRKIQLDSNLTKKAVKLALDDLREKHTGVLLSAHALKICSHAPDLAKTMAGLILSSEDIDFQTECFSLLGLQSQDVEGETVEACINEKIISVIEMNDKKPQRSKDVAPFLFEDDCGFQEPGLEYDEYEGENACSPMDIYN
- the LOC115714134 gene encoding galactinol synthase 1, with product MGSEVGVEVINNGKLVSAHHVNNNDNNKRAYVTFLAGNGDYVKGVVGLAKGLRKVKSAYPLVVAILPDVPEEHRHILKSQGCIVREIEPIYPPENQIQFAMAYYVINYSKLRIWNFEEYRKMMYLDADIQVFENIDHLFDMEDGYFYATMDCFCEKTWSHSLQFKVGYCQQCPDRVKWPAEMGSPPPLYFNAGMFVFEPSHVTYQNLLHTLKITPPTPFAEQDFLNMFFEKVFKPIPLEYNLVLAMLWRHPENVDFSQVKVAHYCAAGSKPWRFTGKEANMDREDINILVAKWWEIYNDESLDYKKPENAHSTTDENTNFSRTSSIMASMPEPRMAYIPAPSAA
- the LOC115714135 gene encoding ADP-ribosylation factor 2 isoform X2, which codes for MGLTFTKLFSRLFAKKEMRILMVGLDAAGKTTILYKLKLGEIVTTIPTIGFNVETVEYKNISFTVWDVGGQDKIRPLWRHYFQNTQGLIFVVDSNDRDRVVEARDELHRMLNEDELRDAVLLVFANKQDLPNAMNAAEITDKLGLHSLRQRHWYIQSTCATSGEGLYEGLDWLSNNIANKA
- the LOC115714135 gene encoding ADP-ribosylation factor 2 isoform X1, which gives rise to MGLTFTKLFSRLFAKKEMRILMVGLDAAGKTTILYKLKLGEIVTTIPTIGFNVETVEYKNISFTVWDVGGQDKIRPLWRHYFQNTQGLIFVVDSNDRDRVVEARDELHRMLNEDELRDAVLLVFANKQDLPNAMNAAEITDKLGLHSLRQRHWYIQSTCATSGEGLYEGLDWLSNNIANKVSL